Below is a genomic region from Magnetococcales bacterium.
ATTTCAATACCACCGGTATAAAGGGCGGTAGTGGTATCGGCACGACAGGCATACTCCCATTGCGCCTCCGACGGCAAAACCAGGTCAAGTCCGGGCAGGCGATCGTTGATGCGATGCAAAAACGTCTGAACATCATCCCAGCCTACCTGTTCCACCGGTCGGTCAGGGCTTTGAAACCGGCTCGGGTTGTTGCCGCCGTTCATCACCGCCTGCCAAAGTGCTTGCGTGCAGGGGGTGTCGAACAACCAGAAGCCTTCCTTGATCGTTACCTCATGCCGTGGACCTTCGTCGTCAATGCGTCCCGGCTCATCCTTGGGCGAACCCATCAAAAACCGCCCTGGAGGAATCCAGCGCATCTTTTGCCGGGTCTGCCCCACCACGAATTCCGCCCACAGGCCAAAGTGATCGCGCCCCATGGCCCTGGCCCAGGAAGGACGATCACGGTGGCGAAAGCTCAGGCGTTCGCAGTCGCTCCGGATGCTGAATGCGGAAACGCTGGGAAGTTCACATGAATTATTCCGGAAATCATCAAAAAGACTCATCGGTGAATGATGCTGATTCTCGATGGTGACCAGGCCATTGATCGTATGCAGCGTTCCCAGCCAACTGCCGGTTGGAGGAACGTCCTGCTCCAGTACCAGGCGGCATTCCGACTGATACACATGGAGACGACGCACCACTTGTTGCAGGGGATCTTCGATCAGTGCCGGTCGAAATCCGGGTGGTGGAACATAATTCGGATCGGAACCATGGAGGTGATGGTCCAGGCGGATCATCCGTTCGCCAAAGACCGGGTCTTTCCAGAAATGGGCACTGGCACGTTTTTTCACTTTCCGGAACCAGGCATGCCGCTCCGAGCTTCCCGCGTTCTGTCCACGGTTCCTGGACGGATCGCCAAACCAATTCCAGAAGTCGCGGGCAAAGGTCAAATCCTCGGGAGAAACCTGGTGTGAACCAAGGTTGGCGATCTCATCCGCCACCACCTCGTCGGCCAGATTCCAACGCCACCGACGCCAATGGCGCAGTACCATGGCTCGGTCTTCTTCGCGATTGCCGTTGAATTCTTCCCGCAGTTTCAAATTCGCCTCGGGCAACAATGAAGCGGCGACGCTGTGGGTACTGCTCACGGCGGGATGGCTCCAGACATCGGCCTCGGTGCCGGCATCCGCCCGTTCCGGACCCAACGAAAACCGGACATCGCGCAGCAATCCCGGCTCGATGCGCGCCAACACCCCAAGGAGGGCCAACAGTCGTTCCGCCCGCTCACTCAACGCCTCCGGGGCGTT
It encodes:
- a CDS encoding formylglycine-generating enzyme family protein, which encodes MSLFDDFRNNSCELPSVSAFSIRSDCERLSFRHRDRPSWARAMGRDHFGLWAEFVVGQTRQKMRWIPPGRFLMGSPKDEPGRIDDEGPRHEVTIKEGFWLFDTPCTQALWQAVMNGGNNPSRFQSPDRPVEQVGWDDVQTFLHRINDRLPGLDLVLPSEAQWEYACRADTTTALYTGGIEILGQHNAPALDPIAWYGGNSGVGFELDHGHDSSGWPEKQYPHKKTGTHPVGRKAPNSWGLYDMLGNVWEWCADSWHDSYQGAPTDGSPWRDERAGGVRVIRGGSWGVLARIVRSACRGRNLFDNRIDTLGFRGARVHS